A part of Gemmatimonas groenlandica genomic DNA contains:
- the mnmG gene encoding tRNA uridine-5-carboxymethylaminomethyl(34) synthesis enzyme MnmG, which produces MTVPPTHHLHSATSAAFEASFEASFEASFDVVVIGAGHAGTEAAVAAARSGASVALITGALEQIGQLSCNPAIGGIAKGTVVREVDALGGIMARATDLASVQFRMLNRGKGPAVWAPRAQCDRGLYRRAVRQLLEAQPNLVTIQGMVARLLFDGTGERVSGVETLEGRRFGARAVVLTTGTFGRGKMHIGTGTQISGGRAGEASSVLLGEQLDALGLTTERFKTGTPPRIDGRSVRTRDLELQHSEIEQFDYSWSHFWSTPRANVVDCARRTRHPAQMPCWLTMLDEAGTSIIATHLAESAMYGGAIASRGPRYCPSVEDKVVKFPDKAQHQLFLEPEGHDTSELYVNGLSTSLPAPVQLTILRSVRGLEDVRMTRAGYAIEYDYYPPTQLSSTLASRAVYGLYFAGQVNGTTGYEEAAGQGVIAGLNAARWVQEREPVILGRETSYIGVLIDDLVTRGVDEPYRLFTSRSEFRLTVRQDNALARLGEIADGLGLLAPDEQAQMGLRLGAVREAYALAERTSMTPAVADPLLLAVGSAPLQHAVRAIELTRRQDVSLQTLFAAAGVGDALPVDAVVGAELEIKYERYFEKERNRAIRLKAQGSVSLHETLNYEAMTTISIEARQKLTRIRPATLAQAGQIPGISPADLQNLLMELRRTLPE; this is translated from the coding sequence ATGACCGTGCCCCCGACCCACCATCTGCACTCCGCCACCAGCGCCGCGTTCGAGGCGTCGTTCGAGGCGTCGTTCGAGGCGTCGTTCGACGTCGTCGTGATCGGCGCCGGACACGCCGGGACTGAGGCGGCCGTCGCGGCGGCCCGTTCGGGCGCCTCGGTTGCACTGATCACCGGCGCCCTCGAGCAGATCGGACAGCTCTCGTGCAACCCGGCCATCGGTGGCATCGCCAAAGGCACGGTGGTGCGTGAAGTCGACGCCCTGGGCGGCATCATGGCGCGCGCTACCGACCTGGCGTCGGTGCAGTTCCGGATGCTGAACCGTGGCAAAGGACCAGCCGTGTGGGCACCGCGGGCGCAATGCGATCGCGGGCTCTATCGACGTGCGGTGCGACAGCTGCTCGAAGCGCAACCAAACCTCGTCACCATCCAAGGCATGGTGGCACGACTGCTGTTCGACGGGACCGGCGAGCGCGTGTCCGGCGTGGAAACGCTGGAAGGGCGTCGCTTCGGCGCGCGCGCGGTCGTGCTCACCACCGGCACGTTCGGTCGCGGCAAGATGCACATCGGCACCGGGACGCAGATCAGCGGCGGTCGCGCCGGCGAAGCGTCATCGGTGCTGCTCGGCGAGCAACTGGATGCACTCGGTCTCACCACCGAACGCTTCAAGACGGGGACGCCGCCGCGCATCGATGGTCGCAGCGTGCGTACCCGCGATCTCGAGTTGCAGCACAGTGAGATCGAACAGTTCGACTATTCGTGGTCGCATTTCTGGAGCACGCCGCGCGCGAATGTCGTCGACTGCGCACGGCGCACGCGGCATCCGGCGCAGATGCCCTGCTGGCTCACGATGCTCGACGAGGCCGGCACGTCGATCATTGCCACGCATCTCGCCGAGTCGGCGATGTATGGTGGTGCGATCGCATCGCGTGGTCCGCGCTATTGCCCGAGTGTCGAAGACAAGGTCGTGAAGTTTCCCGACAAGGCGCAGCATCAGCTCTTTCTCGAGCCGGAAGGTCACGATACGAGCGAGTTGTATGTGAACGGGTTGTCGACGTCGCTGCCGGCACCGGTGCAACTCACGATCCTGCGCAGCGTGCGCGGACTCGAAGACGTGCGCATGACGCGCGCGGGCTACGCGATCGAGTACGACTACTATCCGCCCACGCAGCTCTCGTCGACACTCGCGTCGCGCGCCGTGTACGGGTTGTATTTCGCCGGTCAGGTGAACGGCACCACCGGTTACGAAGAAGCAGCCGGTCAGGGCGTGATCGCCGGACTGAATGCCGCCCGTTGGGTGCAGGAACGCGAGCCCGTGATCCTCGGTCGCGAGACGAGCTACATCGGTGTGCTGATCGACGACTTGGTCACGCGCGGTGTCGACGAACCGTATCGGCTGTTCACATCACGCAGCGAATTTCGCCTCACGGTGCGGCAGGACAACGCACTCGCGCGGCTCGGCGAGATCGCCGATGGCCTCGGGCTCCTGGCACCGGATGAACAGGCACAAATGGGCTTACGATTGGGCGCGGTGCGAGAAGCCTACGCGCTGGCGGAACGCACGAGCATGACGCCTGCCGTAGCCGACCCGCTGCTGCTGGCCGTGGGGTCGGCGCCCCTGCAGCACGCAGTGCGCGCGATCGAACTCACGCGCCGCCAGGACGTGTCGCTACAAACCCTCTTCGCCGCCGCCGGCGTGGGCGACGCGCTCCCGGTGGACGCGGTGGTCGGCGCGGAGCTCGAGATCAAATACGAGCGCTACTTCGAGAAGGAGCGCAATCGCGCGATTCGACTCAAGGCTCAAGGGTCGGTGTCGTTGCACGAGACGCTGAATTACGAGGCGATGACCACGATCTCGATCGAAGCGCGCCAGAAGCTGACGCGCATCCGGCCGGCCACACTGGCCCAGGCGGGTCAGATCCCCGGCATCAGCCCGGCCGATCTGCAGAACTTGTTGATGGAGCTGCGGCGAACGCTGCCCGAGTAG
- a CDS encoding MBL fold metallo-hydrolase → MRQPACTNYEKPFLYLLIGSTRALLIDTGAGGIDVAAPIDSLLTAWRAKHGGAVRTLVVAHSHGHGDHIAGDAQFRDRAGIMLVPRDSAAVYAFFGFRAQRSDAVAFDLGDRMLDVLAIPGHEPASIAVYDRKTAVLLTGDTFYPGRLYVRDTAAFAASTARLVGFTRSRQVSAILGTHIEQARTPFTDYPVGTVDQPDEDRLELSRADLIMLDSTVRTMRGRFTRTRLPRFTIWPR, encoded by the coding sequence TTGCGGCAGCCCGCCTGCACGAACTACGAGAAGCCGTTCCTCTATCTGCTCATCGGTAGCACGCGGGCGTTGCTGATCGACACGGGCGCCGGCGGCATCGACGTGGCGGCGCCAATCGACAGTCTGCTCACCGCATGGCGCGCGAAGCACGGCGGCGCTGTGCGTACGCTCGTGGTGGCGCACAGTCACGGTCACGGTGACCATATCGCCGGCGACGCGCAATTCCGTGACCGCGCCGGCATCATGCTCGTTCCCCGCGATAGCGCGGCGGTCTACGCCTTCTTCGGATTTCGCGCGCAGCGCTCCGACGCCGTGGCGTTCGACCTGGGCGACCGTATGCTGGACGTGCTCGCCATTCCGGGACACGAGCCCGCAAGCATCGCCGTGTACGATCGAAAGACGGCAGTGCTCCTGACGGGAGACACGTTCTACCCGGGACGGCTCTATGTGCGCGACACCGCGGCGTTCGCCGCCAGCACGGCGCGCCTAGTCGGGTTCACGCGATCACGTCAGGTGTCGGCAATCCTCGGCACCCACATTGAACAAGCGCGTACGCCGTTCACGGACTATCCGGTGGGCACGGTTGACCAGCCGGACGAGGACCGACTCGAACTCTCGCGCGCCGATCTGATCATGCTCGACTCCACCGTTCGCACCATGCGCGGCCGATTCACGCGCACGCGCTTGCCGCGCTTTACGATCTGGCCACGCTGA
- a CDS encoding ParA family protein, whose product MARILAIANQKGGVGKTTTAVNLAASLAVAEQRTLLIDADPQGNATSGCGISRDDFTVDCYDVLIGGASVDQALIRNVHFRHLDVLPTTPELSGAEVELVDAEDRGTRMRDALAPIRDRYDFILIDCPPSLGLITLNMLVAADAILIPLQCEYYALEGLSQLLGTVQRVQDSLNPELEVDSVLLTMYDARLNLSRQVAADARAHFGEKVFSTVVPRNIRLAEAPSFGKPIVVYDVSSVGAQAYMAVARELIDRTAAASKPVEGA is encoded by the coding sequence TTGGCACGCATCCTCGCTATCGCCAATCAGAAAGGTGGAGTCGGTAAGACCACCACCGCTGTGAATCTCGCCGCCTCCCTTGCCGTAGCGGAGCAGCGCACGCTGCTCATCGATGCCGATCCCCAGGGCAACGCCACCAGCGGCTGCGGTATCTCCCGCGACGACTTCACCGTGGACTGCTATGACGTCCTTATTGGCGGCGCTTCCGTCGATCAGGCCCTCATTCGCAACGTCCACTTCCGCCACCTCGACGTCCTTCCAACGACGCCCGAGCTCTCGGGAGCCGAGGTCGAGCTGGTGGACGCAGAGGATCGCGGAACGCGGATGCGCGACGCGCTCGCACCCATCCGTGACCGTTACGATTTCATCCTGATCGACTGCCCCCCATCTCTGGGGTTGATCACGCTGAACATGCTCGTCGCGGCCGACGCGATCCTCATCCCGCTCCAGTGCGAGTACTACGCTCTCGAGGGACTCTCGCAGCTCCTCGGCACCGTGCAGCGCGTGCAGGACTCGCTCAACCCCGAGCTCGAAGTCGATAGCGTCCTCCTCACGATGTACGACGCCCGTCTGAATCTGTCGAGACAGGTTGCAGCCGATGCCCGCGCCCATTTCGGCGAGAAAGTGTTCAGCACCGTCGTGCCCAGAAACATCCGGCTGGCCGAAGCCCCGAGCTTCGGCAAGCCGATCGTGGTGTATGACGTGTCGTCCGTTGGCGCGCAGGCCTACATGGCCGTGGCCCGCGAGCTAATCGATCGAACGGCCGCCGCATCGAAGCCTGTCGAAGGCGCGTAA
- a CDS encoding SIMPL domain-containing protein, with protein sequence MIIRSSNRAVRPLTAAAFVLGALAAPALATHAAAQMSMPQPPPQIVVTGRGEVQVAPDRAQVQVGMETQAKTAAIASQENNKKQTAILAAIRALGIPAAQIQTLNYSVMPIQRYDEKTQRVVIEGYRVSNIVQVETDKIEQAGPIIDAALTNGGNRVAGLDFLVKDRAKAQETALTKAVESARRQAEVAAKAAGGQIAELLELNINEYERPQPRAVMAMAKMEMADASAPTPVSEGMATIAVSVSTRWRFTK encoded by the coding sequence ATGATTATTCGTTCGTCGAACCGGGCCGTTCGCCCGCTAACGGCCGCCGCCTTCGTGCTCGGCGCCCTCGCCGCGCCCGCACTTGCCACGCACGCCGCCGCGCAGATGTCCATGCCGCAGCCTCCGCCTCAGATCGTCGTTACCGGTCGCGGTGAAGTGCAGGTGGCACCAGATCGGGCGCAGGTGCAGGTCGGCATGGAAACCCAGGCCAAAACCGCCGCGATTGCGTCGCAGGAAAACAACAAGAAGCAGACGGCGATCCTGGCCGCCATCCGCGCACTCGGCATTCCCGCCGCACAGATCCAGACGCTCAACTACAGCGTCATGCCAATCCAGCGATACGATGAGAAGACCCAGCGCGTCGTGATCGAGGGCTACCGGGTCAGCAACATCGTGCAGGTCGAGACCGATAAGATCGAACAGGCCGGCCCGATCATCGACGCGGCCCTCACCAACGGCGGCAATCGCGTGGCTGGACTCGACTTTCTGGTGAAGGATCGGGCAAAGGCGCAGGAAACGGCGCTCACAAAGGCCGTCGAGAGCGCCCGTCGTCAGGCGGAGGTTGCCGCCAAGGCGGCCGGCGGGCAGATCGCCGAACTGCTCGAGCTCAATATCAACGAGTACGAGCGCCCGCAGCCCCGAGCAGTCATGGCGATGGCGAAGATGGAGATGGCCGACGCGTCCGCCCCAACACCGGTCAGCGAAGGCATGGCCACCATCGCCGTAAGCGTGTCCACGCGCTGGCGCTTCACGAAGTAG
- a CDS encoding ParB/RepB/Spo0J family partition protein translates to MTPEPPRRLGRGLDALLARRDAPKDAAKAAATGSDTSAAANANTSAAPNVEREESPLRTLKLSQIRANPYQPRQEFRPEELADLEASLRVNGLLQPITVRPAPNGTGYELIAGERRFRAASRLGWTEIPALVKPVDDKTLLVLAMIENLQRADLDPIEEADGYQRLADEFQLNNQEVADVVGKDRSTVANALRLRQLPASVRRMLQEKQLTAGHARALLPLATERAIVDMARDIIDGGLSVREVERRVQAGRPKPPAAGKKQSDAEGTVPAGASAATVRQIEERLRRKLQTGVSIQLSAKDKGEVRIAFFSNDDLERLLDLLGVSLE, encoded by the coding sequence ATGACGCCTGAACCCCCTCGCCGCCTCGGACGCGGGCTCGACGCCCTCCTGGCGCGACGCGACGCGCCGAAAGACGCCGCCAAAGCTGCTGCGACCGGGAGCGACACGTCCGCCGCCGCCAATGCAAATACGTCTGCGGCGCCGAACGTCGAGCGCGAAGAATCACCGCTCCGCACACTCAAGCTCTCGCAGATTCGCGCGAATCCGTATCAGCCGCGTCAGGAGTTCCGGCCCGAGGAACTGGCCGATCTTGAAGCGAGCCTGCGGGTGAACGGACTGCTGCAGCCAATCACCGTGCGCCCTGCCCCGAACGGCACGGGCTACGAGCTGATCGCCGGCGAGCGTCGCTTCCGCGCAGCCTCCCGCTTGGGCTGGACCGAGATCCCCGCCCTCGTGAAGCCGGTCGACGACAAGACGCTCCTCGTCCTGGCGATGATCGAGAACCTTCAGCGCGCCGACCTCGACCCGATCGAAGAGGCCGACGGCTATCAGCGACTCGCCGACGAATTCCAACTCAACAACCAGGAAGTCGCCGACGTCGTAGGAAAGGATCGCTCGACCGTCGCCAATGCGCTCCGCCTCCGGCAGCTTCCCGCCTCGGTGCGCCGGATGTTGCAGGAAAAGCAGCTGACGGCCGGACACGCCCGCGCCCTCCTGCCGCTCGCCACCGAACGTGCGATCGTGGACATGGCGCGCGACATCATCGACGGTGGGCTCTCGGTGCGCGAAGTCGAGCGGCGCGTGCAGGCCGGTCGCCCCAAGCCTCCCGCCGCCGGCAAGAAACAGTCGGACGCCGAAGGCACCGTTCCCGCCGGCGCCTCTGCCGCCACCGTTCGGCAGATCGAGGAGCGTCTTCGTCGGAAACTCCAGACAGGCGTGTCCATTCAGCTATCAGCCAAGGACAAAGGCGAAGTCCGCATCGCGTTCTTCTCCAACGATGACCTCGAGCGCCTGCTCGACCTCCTCGGCGTCTCGCTCGAATAG